One window of Erwinia aphidicola genomic DNA carries:
- a CDS encoding TIGR04086 family membrane protein has product MSENFTQPVYRENYTGVPLKRISWSAVFAGVILSIVIYLLLSILGTAIGTTTIDPLKEQNPLDGLGKGALIWSGLSMLISIAVGAFVSGRLAQREGALHGILMWAVNTLICVWLVVSVLSSAVSGTASVIGSGFNLMGQGISAVAPSVTQAAKDKLKESNIDLGNVQNELEKTLRQTGKPELQPENLKNDAQGEANNAQNQAQDTANHPQTADSDLSNWFKGVVERNQATLQAADVDALKNIIKARTGKSDQEVDQMVAQVQKSYEQAYQKYQQLKAEAEQKAREAAEKAAAATAKASWYLLLILLVQAVIAGVVGKIGRNTQPETKVLN; this is encoded by the coding sequence ATGAGCGAAAACTTTACTCAACCGGTTTATCGTGAAAATTACACTGGCGTACCATTAAAACGTATTTCATGGAGCGCTGTTTTTGCCGGCGTTATTTTGTCGATTGTCATCTATCTGCTGCTTTCGATATTAGGCACCGCTATTGGTACAACCACTATCGACCCGCTGAAGGAGCAAAATCCACTGGATGGATTGGGTAAAGGCGCGCTGATTTGGAGCGGGCTGAGCATGCTGATTTCCATAGCGGTTGGCGCCTTCGTCAGCGGCAGACTGGCACAGCGTGAAGGCGCGCTGCACGGTATTTTGATGTGGGCAGTTAACACGCTGATCTGCGTCTGGCTTGTGGTCTCTGTACTGAGTTCAGCAGTGAGCGGAACGGCAAGCGTGATCGGTTCCGGATTTAATTTGATGGGACAAGGTATTTCTGCCGTCGCCCCGTCGGTCACCCAGGCAGCCAAAGATAAACTGAAAGAGAGCAATATCGATCTGGGTAATGTTCAGAACGAGCTGGAAAAAACGCTGCGTCAAACCGGCAAGCCGGAGTTGCAGCCTGAGAATCTTAAAAACGATGCCCAGGGCGAAGCGAATAATGCGCAAAATCAGGCGCAGGATACCGCAAATCATCCGCAAACCGCGGACAGTGATTTAAGCAACTGGTTTAAAGGTGTGGTTGAACGTAATCAGGCTACCCTGCAGGCCGCCGACGTTGATGCGCTGAAAAATATTATTAAAGCGCGTACCGGGAAAAGCGATCAGGAAGTGGACCAAATGGTCGCTCAGGTACAGAAAAGCTATGAGCAGGCTTATCAAAAGTATCAGCAGCTGAAAGCAGAAGCCGAGCAGAAAGCGCGTGAGGCAGCCGAGAAGGCGGCCGCGGCGACGGCAAAAGCCAGCTGGTATCTGTTACTGATCCTGCTGGTGCAAGCGGTTATCGCGGGCGTGGTAGGTAAAATTGGCCGTAATACTCAGCCGGAAACTAAAGTGCTGAATTAA
- a CDS encoding ABC transporter permease → MRQQGTLILRLWKGLFNFYSAAVLLFLIVPVLVIVPLSFNASSFLSYPLSGFSLRWYQTFFHSQEWLSALGNSLIIAPLATLLATVLGVLASMGLLRGEFRGKGLVMAMIISPMVAPVVIIAVGMFFFFARLSLLNSYLGLVLAHALLGVPFVVITVVAVLKSYDTNLSRAAASLGASPFLTFRKVTLPLIAPGVFSGALFAFAASFDEVVVTLFLASPGQRTLPIQMFAGIRENLDPTIAAAASLMIGASLILLIVMEILRRRGEKMRQPAQA, encoded by the coding sequence ATGAGACAACAGGGAACCCTGATCCTGCGCTTGTGGAAAGGCCTGTTCAATTTCTACAGCGCTGCGGTACTGCTGTTTTTAATTGTGCCGGTGCTGGTGATAGTGCCGCTCTCCTTTAACGCCAGTTCATTTCTCAGCTACCCGCTGAGCGGCTTTTCGCTGCGCTGGTATCAGACCTTCTTTCATTCACAGGAGTGGCTGAGCGCGTTGGGCAACAGCCTGATTATTGCCCCTCTGGCCACCCTGCTGGCGACGGTGCTGGGCGTGCTGGCGTCGATGGGGCTGCTGCGCGGTGAGTTTCGCGGCAAAGGACTGGTGATGGCGATGATCATTTCGCCGATGGTTGCGCCGGTGGTGATCATCGCCGTGGGAATGTTCTTCTTCTTCGCCAGGCTGTCGCTGCTCAACAGCTATCTCGGTCTGGTTCTGGCCCATGCGCTGCTGGGGGTGCCCTTTGTGGTGATCACCGTCGTGGCGGTGCTGAAGAGCTACGATACTAACCTGTCACGCGCGGCGGCCAGCCTGGGCGCATCGCCGTTCCTGACATTCCGCAAGGTAACGCTGCCGCTGATTGCCCCCGGAGTGTTTTCCGGTGCGCTATTTGCCTTTGCTGCCTCGTTCGATGAAGTGGTGGTCACGCTGTTCCTTGCCAGCCCCGGCCAGCGCACGCTGCCGATCCAGATGTTTGCCGGGATCCGGGAAAACCTTGATCCCACCATCGCTGCCGCGGCCAGCCTGATGATTGGCGCATCGCTGATCCTGTTAATCGTGATGGAAATTTTACGCCGCCGTGGGGAAAAAATGCGTCAGCCCGCGCAGGCCTGA
- a CDS encoding ABC transporter permease — MIEIIQEYWKALLWTDGYRFSGVAITLWLLVISVVLGGCLAVLLSIARVSPIKAIRFPVWLFTYVFRGTPLYVQLLVFYSGMYTLEIVKGTELLNAFFRSGLNCTLLALTLNTCAYTTEIFAGAIRSVPHGEIEAARAYGFSTFKLYRCIIMPAALRTALPAYSNEVILMLHSTALAFTATVPDLLKVARDINSATYQPFVAFGIAAVLYLIISYVLISLFRKAEKRWLAHVKPSSSH, encoded by the coding sequence ATGATCGAAATTATTCAGGAATACTGGAAAGCCCTGCTGTGGACCGACGGTTATCGCTTTTCCGGCGTGGCGATCACGCTGTGGCTGCTGGTGATCTCCGTGGTGCTGGGTGGCTGTCTGGCCGTGCTGTTGTCCATTGCCCGCGTTTCGCCAATTAAAGCGATCCGTTTCCCGGTGTGGCTGTTTACCTATGTGTTTCGCGGTACCCCGCTGTATGTGCAGCTGCTGGTGTTTTATTCCGGCATGTACACGCTGGAGATTGTGAAAGGCACCGAGCTGCTGAATGCCTTCTTCCGCAGCGGACTGAACTGTACGCTGCTGGCGCTGACGCTGAATACCTGTGCCTATACCACCGAGATTTTTGCCGGGGCGATCCGCTCGGTGCCGCACGGTGAGATTGAGGCCGCACGCGCTTACGGTTTCTCCACCTTCAAGCTGTACCGCTGCATTATCATGCCTGCGGCGCTGCGCACCGCGCTACCGGCTTACAGCAACGAAGTGATTCTGATGCTGCACTCGACGGCGCTGGCGTTTACCGCCACGGTGCCGGACCTGCTCAAGGTGGCGCGCGACATTAACTCCGCAACCTACCAGCCGTTTGTCGCGTTCGGTATTGCTGCGGTGCTGTATCTGATTATTTCCTATGTGTTGATTAGTCTGTTCCGTAAAGCGGAAAAACGCTGGCTGGCGCACGTTAAACCTTCATCTTCACATTGA
- the cvpA gene encoding colicin V production protein, with translation MVWIDYVIIAVVGFSALVSLIRGFVREALSLVTWGCAFFVASHYYSFLAVWFTGFEDELVRNGIAIAVLFIATLIVGAIVNYVIGSLVEKTGLSGTDRVLGVCFGALRGVLIVSAMLFFLDTFTGFSKSPDWQQSQLIPQFSYIIRWFFDYLKSTSSFLPQ, from the coding sequence ATGGTCTGGATAGATTACGTCATTATTGCGGTTGTTGGTTTTTCGGCTCTTGTCAGCCTGATCCGTGGGTTTGTTCGGGAAGCTCTTTCTCTCGTCACCTGGGGTTGCGCATTTTTTGTCGCCAGTCATTACTACTCCTTCCTTGCCGTCTGGTTTACAGGATTTGAAGACGAACTGGTTCGAAATGGAATCGCCATTGCGGTGTTGTTTATTGCCACGCTGATTGTCGGGGCAATCGTCAACTATGTGATCGGGTCGCTGGTTGAAAAAACCGGCCTGTCGGGTACCGACAGAGTACTGGGAGTCTGTTTCGGGGCATTACGTGGTGTGCTGATTGTTTCAGCGATGCTGTTCTTCCTTGATACTTTCACCGGTTTTTCCAAAAGCCCGGACTGGCAGCAGTCTCAGCTTATTCCCCAGTTCAGTTACATCATCAGGTGGTTTTTTGATTACCTGAAAAGCACGTCGAGTTTTTTGCCCCAGTAA
- the yfcD gene encoding NUDIX hydrolase YfcD, which produces MVEQDQGTEWVDIVNEDNEVIAQSSRAQMRAQCLRHRATYIVVHDGRGKILVQRRTEIKDFMPGMLDATAGGVVQSGEEMLASARREAEEELGIAAVPFAEHGHFYYEDEHCRVWGGLFSCVSHGPFAMQEEEVDEIFWMTPEEITARCDEFTNDSLKALSLWLTRNNESGTF; this is translated from the coding sequence ATGGTGGAGCAAGATCAGGGCACGGAGTGGGTGGATATCGTTAACGAAGATAACGAGGTTATTGCACAATCCAGCCGTGCGCAGATGCGAGCGCAGTGTTTGCGCCATCGCGCAACCTACATCGTGGTTCACGATGGCAGGGGTAAAATTCTGGTACAGCGCCGCACAGAAATTAAAGATTTTATGCCGGGCATGTTAGATGCCACGGCCGGTGGCGTGGTGCAGAGCGGTGAGGAGATGCTGGCCTCCGCGCGCCGTGAAGCGGAAGAGGAGCTGGGCATCGCGGCGGTGCCGTTTGCCGAGCACGGCCATTTCTACTACGAGGATGAGCACTGCCGCGTATGGGGCGGGCTGTTCAGCTGCGTTTCTCATGGCCCGTTCGCCATGCAGGAAGAGGAAGTGGATGAGATTTTCTGGATGACGCCGGAAGAGATTACCGCCCGCTGTGACGAATTCACCAACGACTCGCTGAAAGCGCTGTCGCTGTGGCTGACGCGTAACAACGAGTCAGGCACTTTCTAA
- the purF gene encoding amidophosphoribosyltransferase, whose translation MCGIVGIAGFMPVNQSIYDALTVLQHRGQDAAGIVTIDALNCFRLRKANGLVSDVFEARHMQRMQGNMGIGHVRYPTAGSSSASEAQPFYVNSPYGITLAHNGNLTNAHELRKALFESGRRHVNTTSDSEILLNIFAQEVDRFQHYPLEAENIFSAIAAVHQKVRGAYACVAMIIGHGLVAFRDPNGIRPLVIGKRGMADGRTEYMVASESVALDTLGFEFLRDVAPGEAVYVTEKGQLFTRQCAENPKYNPCLFEYVYFARPDSFLDKISVYSARVRMGTKLGAKIAREWEDLDIDVVIPIPETSCDIALEMARILDKPYRQGFVKNRYVGRTFIMPGQHLRRSAVRRKLNANRAEFRGKNVLLVDDSIVRGTTCEQIIEMAREAGAKKVYLASAAPEIRFPNVYGIDMPSATELIAHGREVEEIRQLIGADALIFQDLSDLIEAVREENPDIAQFECSVFDGIYVTKDVDQQYLEYLQSLRNDDAKAMQRQNEVENLEMHNEG comes from the coding sequence ATGTGCGGTATTGTCGGGATCGCCGGATTCATGCCGGTCAACCAGTCGATTTATGATGCGTTAACGGTGCTTCAGCACCGTGGGCAGGATGCCGCCGGCATCGTTACCATTGATGCATTGAATTGCTTCCGTCTGCGTAAAGCAAACGGCCTGGTCAGCGATGTATTTGAAGCCCGCCACATGCAGCGTATGCAGGGCAATATGGGTATTGGCCACGTGCGCTACCCAACGGCAGGAAGTTCCAGTGCTTCTGAAGCCCAGCCTTTCTATGTGAACTCCCCTTACGGTATTACCCTTGCCCACAACGGCAACCTGACCAACGCCCACGAGCTGCGCAAGGCGCTGTTCGAAAGTGGCCGCCGTCATGTGAATACCACGTCGGATTCCGAAATCCTGCTGAACATCTTTGCGCAGGAAGTGGACCGCTTTCAGCACTACCCGCTGGAAGCCGAAAACATCTTCTCCGCCATTGCTGCCGTTCACCAGAAGGTGCGCGGGGCTTATGCCTGTGTGGCGATGATCATTGGTCATGGCCTGGTGGCATTCCGTGACCCGAACGGCATCCGCCCGCTGGTTATCGGGAAACGCGGCATGGCCGACGGCCGCACCGAGTATATGGTCGCTTCCGAAAGCGTGGCGCTGGATACTTTAGGCTTTGAGTTCCTGCGCGATGTGGCACCTGGCGAAGCGGTGTACGTCACCGAAAAAGGTCAGCTGTTTACCCGCCAGTGCGCGGAGAACCCGAAATACAATCCGTGCCTGTTCGAGTATGTCTACTTTGCGCGCCCGGACTCTTTCCTTGATAAGATCTCCGTGTACAGCGCCCGCGTGCGCATGGGTACCAAGCTGGGGGCGAAAATCGCCCGCGAGTGGGAAGATCTCGACATCGATGTGGTTATCCCCATTCCGGAAACCTCCTGCGATATCGCGCTGGAGATGGCGCGTATTCTCGATAAGCCCTACCGTCAGGGTTTTGTGAAAAACCGCTACGTAGGCCGTACCTTTATCATGCCGGGCCAGCACCTGCGCCGCAGTGCGGTTCGCCGCAAGCTGAACGCTAACCGTGCTGAGTTCCGCGGTAAAAACGTGCTGCTGGTGGATGACTCCATCGTGCGCGGCACCACCTGTGAGCAGATCATCGAGATGGCGCGGGAAGCCGGGGCGAAAAAAGTTTACCTCGCCTCTGCGGCCCCGGAAATTCGCTTCCCGAACGTTTACGGTATCGATATGCCGAGCGCCACTGAGCTGATTGCTCACGGACGTGAAGTGGAAGAGATCCGCCAGCTGATTGGTGCTGATGCGCTGATCTTCCAGGATCTGAGCGACCTGATCGAAGCGGTGCGTGAAGAGAACCCCGATATTGCCCAGTTTGAATGCTCGGTATTTGACGGTATCTACGTTACCAAAGACGTCGATCAGCAATACCTGGAGTATCTGCAGTCGCTGCGTAATGACGATGCGAAGGCGATGCAGCGTCAGAACGAAGTTGAGAACCTGGAAATGCATAACGAAGGCTAA
- the hisP gene encoding histidine ABC transporter ATP-binding protein HisP: protein MAENKLNVTELHKRYGEHEVLKGVSLQANAGDVISIIGSSGSGKSTFLRCINFLEKPSEGTISVNNESINLVRDTDGQLKVSNKEQLRMLRTRLTMVFQHFNLWSHMTVLENVMEAPIQVLGLSKSEARERAIRYLDKVGIDERARAKYPVHLSGGQQQRVSIARALAMEPEVLLFDEPTSALDPELVGEVLRIMQKLAEEGKTMVVVTHEMEFARHVSSHVIFLHQGKIEEEGAPEELFNNPKSGRLQQFLSGALK, encoded by the coding sequence ATGGCTGAGAATAAATTAAACGTCACCGAACTGCACAAGCGTTACGGTGAGCATGAAGTGCTGAAGGGCGTCTCTCTGCAGGCGAACGCGGGCGATGTGATCAGCATTATCGGCTCGTCCGGTTCCGGGAAAAGTACCTTCCTGCGCTGCATCAACTTCCTTGAAAAGCCGAGTGAAGGCACAATTTCTGTCAACAATGAGAGTATTAACCTGGTGCGCGATACCGACGGCCAGCTGAAAGTTTCCAACAAAGAGCAGCTGCGCATGCTGCGAACCCGCCTGACGATGGTATTCCAGCACTTTAATCTCTGGAGCCATATGACAGTGCTGGAGAACGTGATGGAAGCCCCGATCCAGGTGCTGGGCCTGAGCAAGAGTGAAGCGCGTGAGCGCGCCATTCGCTATCTGGATAAGGTGGGGATTGATGAGCGGGCGCGGGCGAAATATCCGGTGCATCTCTCCGGCGGTCAGCAGCAGCGCGTTTCCATCGCGCGTGCGCTGGCAATGGAGCCAGAAGTGCTGCTGTTTGATGAACCGACCTCCGCGCTGGATCCTGAACTGGTGGGCGAAGTGTTGCGCATCATGCAGAAACTGGCGGAAGAGGGCAAAACCATGGTGGTGGTGACTCACGAGATGGAGTTCGCCCGCCACGTTTCCAGCCATGTGATTTTCCTGCATCAGGGGAAAATCGAGGAGGAGGGCGCGCCTGAAGAGTTGTTTAACAACCCGAAGAGCGGCCGCCTGCAGCAGTTTTTGTCTGGCGCGTTAAAGTAA
- a CDS encoding histidine ABC transporter permease HisQ, giving the protein MLYGYSEVIFKGAMVTLELAVSSLVVAVVLGLIGAGAKLSSSRPLVAVFEGYTTLIRGVPDLVLMLLIFYGLQIILNQVTDFLGLSQFDIDPMVAGIITLGFIYGAYFTETFRGAYMAVPKGQIEAATAFGFTSSQTFRRILFPGMMRYALPGIGNNWQVILKATALVSLLGLEDVVKATQLAGKSTWQPFYFAVVAGVIYLIFTTLSNGVLWWLERRYTVGVKRADL; this is encoded by the coding sequence ATGCTGTATGGCTACTCTGAAGTCATTTTTAAAGGTGCTATGGTCACCCTCGAGCTGGCAGTCAGCTCTCTGGTGGTTGCCGTTGTACTGGGTTTAATTGGCGCCGGGGCCAAACTTTCCAGCAGTCGCCCACTGGTGGCTGTATTTGAAGGCTACACTACGCTGATCCGTGGCGTGCCTGATTTGGTTCTGATGCTGCTGATCTTTTACGGTCTGCAAATTATCCTTAACCAGGTTACCGATTTCCTGGGTCTGTCGCAGTTCGACATTGACCCGATGGTTGCCGGGATCATCACCCTCGGCTTTATCTACGGAGCTTACTTCACTGAGACCTTCCGCGGGGCCTATATGGCCGTACCGAAAGGGCAGATTGAAGCGGCGACCGCCTTTGGTTTTACCTCATCCCAGACCTTCCGCCGCATCCTTTTCCCAGGCATGATGCGCTACGCGCTGCCGGGCATTGGCAACAACTGGCAGGTTATCCTGAAGGCCACCGCGCTGGTGTCGCTGCTGGGGCTGGAAGATGTTGTGAAGGCCACGCAGCTGGCCGGGAAATCGACCTGGCAGCCGTTCTACTTCGCCGTGGTCGCGGGCGTGATCTATCTGATTTTTACCACGCTCTCCAACGGCGTGCTGTGGTGGCTGGAACGCCGTTATACGGTAGGCGTGAAAAGGGCTGACTTATGA
- the yfcF gene encoding glutathione transferase, translating to MSNPTLVLWSDANFFSPYVMSVYVALSEKGIPFTLKRVDLASQEHQQPAYGEVSLTRRVPTLAVDGFQLSESSAITEYLEDRFPAPEYERLYPRDIEKRAKAREIQAWLRSDFMPIRQQRPTEVLFAGKRFAALDEAAQQSAARLIAAADRMLPEGQQNLFGEWSIADTDLAVMLNRLALHDDPLPQRLADYAHFQWQRASVQLWLAESSKTAECGMSTN from the coding sequence ATGAGTAATCCCACTCTCGTTTTATGGTCAGATGCCAATTTCTTCAGCCCCTATGTAATGTCGGTTTACGTTGCCCTCAGTGAAAAAGGCATTCCTTTTACGCTGAAGCGTGTCGACCTTGCCAGCCAGGAGCATCAGCAGCCAGCCTATGGCGAAGTGTCGCTCACCCGCCGCGTTCCCACCCTTGCGGTAGACGGTTTCCAGCTCTCTGAGTCTTCAGCGATTACTGAGTATCTGGAAGACCGTTTTCCGGCACCGGAATATGAGCGCCTTTATCCGCGTGACATTGAAAAGCGCGCCAAAGCGCGTGAAATACAGGCGTGGCTGCGCAGCGACTTTATGCCCATTCGCCAGCAGCGTCCGACCGAGGTGCTGTTTGCCGGTAAGCGTTTTGCCGCGCTGGATGAAGCGGCGCAGCAGTCAGCCGCCAGGCTTATCGCTGCTGCCGATCGCATGCTGCCGGAAGGCCAGCAGAATCTGTTTGGCGAGTGGTCGATTGCCGACACCGATCTGGCCGTGATGCTGAACCGCCTGGCTCTGCATGATGACCCGCTGCCGCAGCGGCTGGCTGACTACGCCCATTTCCAGTGGCAGCGTGCGTCGGTGCAGCTGTGGCTTGCCGAGTCGTCAAAAACAGCAGAGTGCGGGATGAGCACAAATTGA
- a CDS encoding UbiX family flavin prenyltransferase produces MKRLIIGISGASGVIYGIRTLQILQQVSGVETHLIMSQAARQTLALESDYTVREVQALADVVHDVRDIAASISSGSYKTDGMAILPCSMKTLSGIVHSYSDGLLTRAADVVLKERRRLVLCVRETPLHLGHLRMMTTAAELGAIIMPPVPAFYHRPQSVMDIVDQTVNRVIDQFDIELDNDLFTRWQGA; encoded by the coding sequence ATGAAGCGACTCATTATTGGTATCTCTGGCGCCAGCGGGGTGATTTATGGCATCCGCACGCTGCAAATTTTGCAGCAGGTGAGCGGGGTAGAGACCCATCTGATAATGAGCCAGGCCGCGCGTCAGACGCTGGCGCTGGAGAGTGATTACACCGTGCGCGAGGTTCAGGCGCTGGCCGATGTGGTGCATGACGTGCGTGATATCGCCGCCAGTATCTCTTCCGGCTCATACAAAACCGACGGCATGGCTATTCTGCCGTGCTCAATGAAAACCCTTTCCGGGATCGTTCACAGCTATAGCGACGGCCTGCTAACGCGCGCGGCGGATGTGGTGCTGAAAGAGCGTCGCCGTCTGGTGCTGTGCGTGCGCGAGACCCCGCTGCATCTCGGCCATTTGCGCATGATGACCACGGCCGCTGAACTGGGGGCGATTATTATGCCGCCGGTGCCGGCTTTTTATCATCGTCCGCAGAGCGTGATGGACATCGTTGACCAGACGGTAAACCGCGTAATCGACCAGTTTGATATCGAGTTGGACAACGATCTGTTTACGCGCTGGCAAGGTGCATAG
- a CDS encoding TIGR01777 family oxidoreductase — protein MHILITGGTGLIGRPLTARLLQAGHQVSVVTRDVAAARHLLGEQVNLWSGLDQQRDLNGIDAVINLAGEPIADKRWNEAQKRQLCDSRWLLTERLVALIQASSEPPALLISGSATGFYGDAGEVVLTEDDPGHNEFTHRLCAGWEQRALRAESERTRVCLLRTGVVLAKQGGALAKMKLPFKLGIGGPLGNGKQYMPWIHLEDALNGIIWLLEHPQLSGPFNLVAPYAVRNEQFAAALGHALHRPAFMRTPAAAIKLMMGESAVLVLGGQHVIPQRLEASGFSYKWYELDKALADVV, from the coding sequence ATGCATATATTGATCACTGGCGGCACCGGGCTGATTGGCCGACCGCTGACGGCACGCCTGCTGCAGGCCGGTCACCAGGTTAGCGTGGTGACGCGCGATGTCGCCGCCGCCCGCCACCTGCTGGGCGAACAGGTTAATCTGTGGTCGGGGCTGGACCAGCAGCGCGATCTGAACGGTATTGATGCGGTGATTAACCTGGCCGGGGAGCCGATTGCGGATAAGCGCTGGAATGAGGCACAAAAGCGCCAGCTGTGCGACAGCCGCTGGCTGCTGACCGAACGTCTGGTCGCGCTGATTCAAGCCAGCAGCGAGCCGCCTGCCCTGCTCATTTCCGGTTCCGCCACTGGCTTCTATGGTGATGCCGGCGAAGTGGTGCTGACCGAGGACGATCCGGGCCATAACGAGTTCACCCACCGGCTTTGTGCAGGCTGGGAGCAGCGGGCACTGCGCGCGGAAAGCGAACGCACCCGCGTCTGCCTGCTGCGCACCGGCGTGGTGCTGGCAAAACAGGGCGGTGCGCTGGCAAAAATGAAGCTGCCGTTTAAGCTGGGCATTGGCGGGCCGCTCGGTAACGGTAAGCAGTATATGCCGTGGATCCATCTGGAAGACGCCCTGAACGGCATCATCTGGCTGCTGGAACATCCCCAGCTCAGCGGGCCGTTTAACCTGGTGGCACCTTATGCGGTTCGCAACGAGCAGTTCGCCGCCGCGCTCGGCCATGCCCTGCATCGTCCGGCGTTTATGCGCACGCCCGCCGCCGCCATCAAGCTGATGATGGGCGAATCGGCGGTGCTGGTATTAGGCGGGCAGCATGTTATCCCGCAGCGGCTGGAAGCCTCGGGATTCAGTTATAAATGGTATGAGTTAGATAAAGCGTTAGCGGATGTGGTGTAA
- the argT gene encoding lysine/arginine/ornithine ABC transporter substrate-binding protein ArgT produces MKKQVLVLSLLMATLAAGSAFAAGPKTLRIGTDPTYAPFEMKNAQGQLVGFDIDLANEICKRMETKCTFVESDFDALIPSLKAKKIDAIISSLSITEKRQQEIAFSEKLYAANSRLIAPKGSKIQPTLESLKGKTIGLLQGTTQETYANDNWRPKGITVTPYANQDLVYQDLTAGRIDAAFQDEVAASEGFLKQPAGKEYAFAGPAVKDEKIFGVGTGMGMRKDDPALKAAIDKAFDEMRKDGTYDKLAKKYFDFDVYGG; encoded by the coding sequence ATGAAAAAGCAGGTCCTGGTTCTCTCCCTGTTGATGGCAACACTGGCTGCGGGCAGCGCATTTGCGGCTGGCCCAAAAACGCTGCGTATCGGCACCGACCCGACCTATGCACCGTTCGAAATGAAGAATGCGCAGGGGCAGCTGGTAGGCTTTGATATCGATCTGGCCAACGAAATCTGTAAGCGCATGGAAACCAAATGTACTTTCGTGGAAAGTGATTTTGATGCGCTGATCCCTTCGCTGAAAGCGAAAAAAATTGACGCGATCATCTCTTCTCTGTCGATTACCGAAAAGCGTCAGCAGGAGATCGCCTTCTCAGAAAAACTGTACGCGGCAAACTCACGTCTGATCGCGCCTAAAGGGTCGAAAATTCAGCCAACGCTGGAGTCGCTGAAAGGTAAAACCATCGGGCTGCTGCAGGGCACTACGCAGGAAACCTATGCCAACGACAACTGGCGTCCTAAAGGCATTACTGTGACCCCGTACGCGAACCAGGACCTGGTGTATCAGGATCTGACCGCGGGCCGCATCGATGCCGCTTTCCAGGATGAAGTTGCCGCCAGCGAAGGCTTCCTCAAGCAGCCAGCCGGTAAGGAATATGCGTTTGCCGGCCCGGCGGTAAAAGATGAGAAGATCTTCGGCGTCGGTACCGGTATGGGCATGCGTAAAGATGACCCCGCGCTGAAAGCCGCTATCGATAAAGCATTCGACGAAATGCGTAAAGATGGCACCTACGACAAATTAGCGAAAAAATATTTCGATTTTGATGTGTACGGCGGTTAA
- the dedD gene encoding cell division protein DedD has translation MASKFQNRLVGTIIIVALGVIVLPGVLDGKKKHYKEEFAAIPLVPKPEDQQETDLVPPVTQSLPAQPPQGAAATAPGSSENTSQADSGSTVPQSRNQPTVVTPPPVQQQPPKVVEKPLAKPKPVEKPVEKAKPVEKPKAVEKPVEKPVEKTQPKEEAPAAEAAPGGQAYVVQLGALKNAAKVNEIVAQLRLSGYRAFTVPSTPVQGQITRIYVGPDASKAKMQASVSQLQSISGLGGVVKPYSAR, from the coding sequence GTGGCCAGTAAGTTTCAGAACCGTTTAGTCGGAACCATCATCATTGTCGCGCTGGGTGTGATCGTGCTGCCCGGCGTGCTCGATGGTAAGAAAAAACATTACAAAGAAGAGTTTGCCGCAATCCCGCTGGTGCCGAAACCGGAAGATCAGCAGGAAACGGATCTCGTACCGCCTGTCACGCAGTCGTTGCCTGCTCAGCCGCCGCAAGGCGCAGCGGCCACGGCACCAGGCAGCAGTGAAAATACCTCACAGGCGGACAGTGGTTCCACCGTGCCGCAGTCGCGCAATCAGCCGACTGTCGTTACGCCGCCGCCGGTGCAGCAGCAGCCGCCGAAAGTGGTGGAGAAACCGCTGGCGAAACCGAAGCCGGTAGAAAAACCAGTTGAGAAAGCGAAGCCGGTTGAGAAGCCGAAAGCGGTAGAAAAACCGGTCGAGAAGCCAGTTGAGAAAACGCAGCCGAAAGAAGAAGCACCGGCAGCGGAAGCCGCACCAGGCGGTCAGGCCTATGTTGTTCAGCTCGGCGCGCTGAAAAATGCCGCTAAGGTGAATGAGATTGTCGCCCAGCTACGTCTGTCGGGCTATCGCGCCTTTACCGTGCCTTCAACGCCGGTGCAGGGGCAGATCACCCGGATTTACGTCGGCCCGGATGCCTCCAAGGCGAAAATGCAGGCGTCAGTCAGCCAGCTGCAAAGCATCTCCGGCCTCGGCGGGGTGGTGAAGCCTTACAGCGCTAGATAG